Proteins encoded by one window of Salvia splendens isolate huo1 chromosome 5, SspV2, whole genome shotgun sequence:
- the LOC121804435 gene encoding beta-adaptin-like protein A → MTIGIDVSSVFSEMVMCSATSDIVLKKMCYLYVGNYAKHNPDLALLTINFLQRDCKDEDPMIRGLALRSLCSLGVANLVEYLVGPLGNGLKDGNSYVRMVAAVGVLKLYHLSASTCLDADFPPLLKQLMLKEKDAQVVANCLTSLQEIWSLEASTSEDAARERETLLSKPIVYYFLNRMKEFSEWAQCIILELVSKYVPMDTEEIFDIMNLLEDRLHHANGAVVLATIKVFLHMTLSMTDVHQQVYERIKAPLLTLVSSGSPEQSYAVLSHLHLLVMRAPYIFSSDYKHFYCQYNEPFYVKKLKLEMLTAVANESNTYEIVTELCEYVANVDISMARESIRAVGKIALQQYDVNAIVDRLLQFLEMEKEHVTAETLVLVKDLLRKYPQWSHDCIAVVGNISSKNVQEPKAKAALIWMLGEYAQDMQDSPYILEGLVENWDEEDSVEVRLHLLTAVMKCFLRRAPETQKALGDALAAGVADFHQDVHDRALLYYRLLKYDVSVAERIVNPPKQAVSVFADTQSSEMKDRIFDEFNSLSVVYQKPSYMFTDKEHRGPFAFSEELGNLSIGTEPSDAAVAAQRVEANDKDLLLGTSEKEEGHGFGSNGSAYSTPSYNASTTAGASQGHFDLVSIDQPSTVHPPASFAIDDLFGLGMPAAPSSAPPTLLLNAKASIDVNTFQQKWRQQTISLSQETSIDPRGVAGMMNPQALPQHMQGHSINCIASGGQAPKFKFFFFAQKEDGSSAYLVECIINSSSCKVQLKIKADDQATAQAFFELFQSALAKFGSA, encoded by the exons TGAAAAAGATGTGTTATTTGTATGTCGGGAATTATGCAAAACACAATCCGGATCTTGCGCTTCTGACTATTAACTTTCTTCAAAGAGACTGCAAGGATGAGGACCCCATGATTCGGGGTTTGGCTTTGAGGAGTTTGTGCTCACTTGGTGTGGCGAATTTGGTGGAGTACTTGGTGGGGCCGTTAGGTAATGGGTTAAAAGATGGGAATAGCTACGTGAGGATGGTTGCAGCTGTTGGAGTGCTTAAGCTGTATCACCTATCGGCTTCAACATGCTTGGATGCTGATTTTCCACCTCTGTTGAAGCAACTAATGCTCAAAGAAAAAGATGCCCAG GTTGTGGCAAACTGTTTAACTTCTCTGCAAGAGATCTGGAGTCTCGAAGCAAGTACATCTGAGGATGCagcaagagagagagaaacattGCTTAGCAAGCCAATTGTGTATTACTTTTTAAATAG GATGAAAGAGTTCAGTGAATGGGCACAGTGTATTATCTTAGAGTTGGTTTCTAAATATGTTCCTATGGATACTGAAGAGATCTTTGACATAATGAATCTTCTTGAAGATAGACTTCATCATGCAAATGGTGCAGTTGTCTTGGCAACTATTAAGGTCTTTTTACATATGACGCTGTCCATGACTGATGTTCACCAACAG GTCTATGAGCGAATTAAAGCTCCTCTGCTCACTTTGGTAAGCTCAGGAAGTCCTGAGCAATCTTATGCAGTTCTTAGCCACCTTCATTTACTTGTGATGCGTGCACCATACATTTTCTCTTCAGACTACAAGCACTTCTACTGCCAGTATAATGAGCCGTTTTATGTCAAAAAATTGAAGCTTGAGATGTTGACTGCTGTGGCAAATGAGAGCAATACATATGAGATAG TGACTGAACTTTGTGAATATGTTGCCAATGTTGATATCTCAATGGCAAGGGAATCAATTCGAGCTGTTGGTAAAATTGCTTTGCAACAATATGATGTGAATGCCATAGTTGATCGACTGCTTCAGTTCTTGGAAATGGAAAAAGAGCATGTGACTGCTGAAACTCTT GTTCTTGTGAAAGATCTACTTAGAAAATATCCTCAGTGGAGCCATGACTGCATAGCAGTTGTTGGGAATATCAGCAGCAAAAATGTTCAGGAACCAAAAGCCAAAGCTGCTCTCATTTGGATGCTTGGTGAATATGCTCAGGATATGCAAGATAGTCCTTATATTCTGGAGGGCCTTGTTGAGAACTGGGACGAGGAGGACTCTGTTGAG GTTCGCTTACATCTTCTTACAGCAGTAATGAAGTGCTTCTTGAGAAGAGCACCAGAGACTCAAAAGGCACTAGGGGATGCTCTAGCAGCTGGTGTTGCTGATTTTCATCAG GATGTTCACGATCGAGCTCTTTTGTACTATAGGCTTCTAAAGTATGATGTTTCTGTTGCTGAGCGCATTGTAAACCCTCCAAAACAAGCTGTTTCAGTCTTTGCAGATACACAAAGTAGTGAAATGAAAGATCGCATCTTCGATGAATTCAACAGTCTCTCTGTCGTGTACCAAAAG CCATCATACATGTTCACTGACAAGGAACACAGAGGCCCATTTGCTTTCTCAGAGGAACTGGGTAATCTATCTATTGGCACTGAGCCTTCAGATGCTGCAGTTGCGGCTCAGAGAGTCGAGGCAAATGACAAGGACTTGTTATTGGGTACATCCGAGAAGGAAGAGGGTCATGGTTTTGGAAGCAATGGTTCTGCATATAGCACCCCATCTTACAATGCCTCGACAACAGCTGGTGCTTCTCAGGGCCACTTTGATCTCGTATCTATAGACCAGCCATCTACAGTACATCCACCTGCTAGCTTTGCAATTGATGATCTATTCGGTCTTGGAATGCCAGCCGCACCCAGCTCTGCTCCTCCTACCTTGCTGCTTAATGCCAAAGCTTCCATAGACGTGAACACTTTTCAGCAGAAATGGCGGCAACAAACCATATCTTTATCCCAG GAAACCTCTATAGATCCACGAGGAGTGGCGGGAATGATGAATCCTCAGGCCCTCCCTCAGCATATGCAAGGCCACTCCATCAACTGCATAGCATCAGGTGGCCAAGCCCCaaaattcaagttctttttcTTCGCGCAGAAGGAAGATGGTTCGTCTGCTTATCTTGTGGAGTGTATCATCAACTCATCATCGTGTAAAGTGCAACTAAAGATCAAAGCCGATGACCAGGCTACGGCACAGGCTTTTTTCGAGTTGTTCCAGTCTGCGCTGGCCAAATTTGGTTCTGCTTAG
- the LOC121804436 gene encoding protein Mpv17-like: MLRLWKWYQNCLATHPVKTQVISSGFIWGLGDIGAQAVTHSTTKPQKHDEHKELKINWRRVATTTMFGLGFVGPVGHYWYQGLDRIIRVRLKLQPNSFRFVASKVAADGIIFGPLDLLVFFTYMGYSSGKSTAQVKEDVKRDFLPALILEGAIWPAVQVANFRFVPVHNQLLYVNIFCLLDSCFLSWIEQQQDAPWKRWLKSSISFKEEGQGG, translated from the exons ATGTTGAGATTGTGGAAATGGTACCAGAATTGTTTAGCGACGCATCCAGTAAAAACGCAGGTGATTAGCTCCGGCTTCATTTGGGGGTTGGGCGATATTGGAGCTCAAGCCGTCACGCACTCCACCACCAAGCCGCAAAAGCAT GATGAACATAAAGAATTAAAGATCAATTGGAGACGAGTAGCCACCACAACCATGTTTGGTCTTGGATTTGTTGGTCCAGTTGGTCACTACTG GTATCAAGGGCTGGACCGCATCATTAGGGTGCGGTTAAAGCTACAGCCAAATTCTTTCCGTTTTGTCGCTTCAAAAGTAGCAGCTGATGGTATAATCTTTGGGCCCTTGGATTTACTAGTGTTCTTCACTTACATGGGCTATTCCTCGGGCAAAAGTACTGCTCAGGTTAAAGAAGATGTCAAGAGAGATTTTCTCCCAGCTTTGATTTTGGAGGGAGCAATATGGCCAGCTGTTCAAGTTGCCAACTTCCGATTTGTCCCTGTTCATAACCAACTTCTTTATGTCAACATATTCTGTTTGCTGGATAGCTGCTTCCTTTCGTGGATTGAGCAACAACAAGATGCCCCTTGGAAGCGATGGTTGAAATCTAGTATCTCATTCAAGGAAGAGGGTCAAGGCGGCTGA